The Glycine soja cultivar W05 chromosome 3, ASM419377v2, whole genome shotgun sequence genome window below encodes:
- the LOC114406316 gene encoding transcription factor AS1-like has translation MKERQRWRAEEDALLRSYVKQYGPREWNLVSQRMNTYLNRDAKSCLERWKNYLKPGIKKGSLTEEEQRLVIHLQAKYGNKWKKIAAEVPGRTAKRLGKWWEVFKEKQQREKKEINRIADPINNSKYEHILESFAEKLVKERPSPSFVMAASDGAFLLTDTPAPASSLRPSWLSNSSSAAAIGPSSLSVKLSLSSSTVATPPFSWLPPERGPDNAPFVLGNVSALHGAIPTLSDSMHMSQMVEHCKELEEGHRALATHKKEAAWRLSRVELQLESEKANRRREKIEEFEAKIKALQEEEKAALGRIEAEYREQLAALRRDAENKEQKLAEQWDAKHLRFTRLLEQLGCRAGLLEPNAR, from the coding sequence ATGAAGGAGAGGCAACGTTGGAGAgctgaagaggatgctttattACGTTCTTATGTCAAACAGTATGGTCCTAGGGAATGGAATCTTGTGTCTCAGCGCATGAACACATATCTTAACAGGGATGCTAAGTCGTGCTTGGAGAGGTGGAAGAACTACCTCAAGCCTGGCATCAAAAAAGGCTCTCTTACCGAAGAAGAGCAGCGCCTTGTCATCCACCTTCAAGCAAAATATGGAAACAAATGGAAGAAAATCGCTGCTGAAGTCCCAGGGCGCACTGCTAAGCGGTTAGGCAAGTGGTGGGAAGTCTTCAAAGAGAAGCAgcagagagagaaaaaggagaTCAATAGAATTGCCGACCCAATTAACAATAGTAAGTACGAGCACATACTCGAGAGTTTTGCAGAGAAACTAGTTAAGGAACGCCCTTCACCATCATTTGTCATGGCTGCTTCCGATGGGGCATTTCTGCTCACTGATACACCAGCACCTGCATCTTCCTTGCGTCCTTCTTGGCTTTCCAATTCTAGTAGTGCTGCAGCCATCGGCCCAAGTTCCCTTTCTGTGAAACTAAGTCTTTCTTCCTCAACGGTGGCCACACCTCCATTTTCATGGTTGCCACCCGAGAGAGGACCAGACAATGCTCCTTTTGTTTTGGGGAATGTATCAGCGCTTCATGGAGCTATTCCAACTCTAAGTGATAGCATGCATATGTCTCAGATGGTGGAGCACTGTAAAGAGTTGGAAGAGGGGCATCGTGCTTTGGCCACGCACAAGAAGGAGGCAGCTTGGAGGTTAAGTCGGGTGGAGTTACAGTTGGAGTCAGAGAAGGCCAACCGAAGAAGGGAGAagattgaagaatttgaagcaAAGATTAAAGCTCTTCAGGAAGAGGAGAAAGCTGCTTTAGGTAGAATTGAAGCAGAATACAGAGAACAGTTAGCTGCATTGAGGAGAGATGCTGAAAACAAGGAGCAAAAGTTGGCAGAACAATGGGATGCAAAGCATTTACGGTTTACTAGGTTACTAGAGCAATTAGGATGCAGAGCAGGGCTCCTTGAGCCAAATGCAAGATGA